One Tripterygium wilfordii isolate XIE 37 chromosome 10, ASM1340144v1, whole genome shotgun sequence DNA segment encodes these proteins:
- the LOC120007335 gene encoding serine carboxypeptidase-like 48 yields the protein MSPTSLTVFLSLLIFYLFFISSFTYARLDPTPNTERFINSLNLFPDHDVSIVNDDSSINNASRLVEKRFKFPSLPNSKPSIEDLGHCADYYRLPHTIGARMFYFFFESRNNETDPVVLWLSGGPGASSNIALFCENGPFHITEDSSLVWNDYGWDKVSNIIYVDQPIGTGFSYSIDDTDIRHNLVDVTNDLYNFLQDFFDKHPKLVQNDFFITGQSFAGHYAPALASRINQENKANPKIHINLKGIAIGNGLTNPRLQYEILPYYARRCKLIEEEDYLHIKNTMLPKCMKATEDCDMGNETDCLIAFDSCDGMFGEILRRTNNINYYDYRKQRNGRMNYDFSHLENFLNNQLVKDALGVPDIPFVTLSSKVYEAMKGEYMKNYDTGIPALLADGIKVLLYVGEFDVICNYVGNLKWVIEMAWHGKEEFLKPQSLVSFSIDGIEMGALRSHGPLSFLEVHGAGHMVPMDQPKTALHMIQRWMHGDLR from the exons ATGTCGCCAACTTCTCTTactgtctttctctctctactaaTTTTTTATCTCTTCTTCATTTCATCGTTCACATATGCCCGACTTGATCCCACACCAAATACTGAAAGATTTATAAACTCACTCAACTTATTTCCTGATCACGATGTTAGCATCGTCAATGATGATTCTTCGATTAATAATGCTTCAAGACTTGTTGAGAAGAGATTCAAGTTCCCTTCTCTTCCTAACTCAAAACCTTCCATTGAAGACCTTGGTCATTGTGCTGATTATTATCGCCTTCCACATACTATAGGTGCAAG gatgttttattttttctttgaatcaagAAACAATGAGACTGATCCAGTAGTGTTGTGGCTGAGTGGAGGACCTGGAGCCAGTAGTAATATTGCATTATTTTGTGAAAATGGTCCGTTTCATATTACAGAAGACTCATCTCTCGTTTGGAATGATTATGGTTGGGATAAG gtctcaaacattatatatgttgatcaaCCTATCGGAACAGGTTTTAGTTATTCAATTGATGACACTGATATAAGACACAATCTAGTTGATGTCACCAATGATTTGTATAACTTCTTGCAG GACTTTTTTGACAAACATCCAAAACTTgttcaaaatgattttttcataaCTGGACAATCTTTTGCTGGGCACTATGCTCCAGCTTTGGCATCTCGTAtcaatcaagaaaataaagcCAACCCAAAAATTCATATAAACCTTAAG GGAATTGCCATTGGTAATGGACTTACAAATCCTAGACTCCAATATGAAATATTACCATATTACGCTCGACGTTGTAAGttaatagaagaagaagattattTGCATATAAAGAACACGATGCTTCCAAAATGTATGAAAGCTACTGAAGATTGTG ACATGGGTAATGAAACTGATTGCCTCATTGCATTTGATAGTTGTGATGGTATGTTTGGCGAAATCCTCAGAAGAACCAACAATATAAAT TATTATGATTATAGAAAGCAACGTAATGGCCGCATGAACTATGACTTCTCTCACTTGGAGAATTTTCTGAATAATCAACTAGTCAAGGATGCTCTAGGTGTACCGGACATACCATTTGTTACATTAAGTTCTAAGGTATATGAGGCAATGAAGGGAgaatatatgaaaaattatgaTACAGGAATTCCTGCTCTACTTGCAGATGGAATTAAAGTCCTTCTCTATGTGGGAGAATTTGATGTCATATGCAACTATGTTG GAAATCTTAAGTGGGTCATTGAAATGGCTTGGCATGGCAAGGAAGAATTTCTAAAACCTCAAAGTCTTGTGTCATTTTCTATTGATGGTATCGAAATGGGAGCGTTGAGAAGTCATGGACCTTTATCGTTCCTGGAg GTTCATGGTGCTGGTCATATGGTTCCTATGGATCAACCAAAAACTGCTTTACATATGATTCAAAGATGGATGCATGGGGATCTTAGGTGA